GCAACAGGGGGCGCAGCAGGTCTAGGTAGAGTTGATAGCCAATGATTACGTCGCACTGGCTGAGGGCGGCGCGGGCGGCGGGGGTGAGCTGATCCAAGGAGCCGGGGCCCGTACCAATCAGCCACAGCTTGCCCAGGTGGGGGGTATATTCCCGATCGGCCCGGGCCAGGGCGATCGTGCAAGCGCCGGAGCCGCCGTTGGGGGCCCGAAACACCTGTTTTTCCCGGATCAGTTCGGCTCCGTCGGCCGCCAACCGGGCCGCCGCTTCCGCCACCGAGGGCGTGCCCACTTCTGAGCGCACCACCTCCGAAGGGTTGGGTACGGCGATCGGGGCTAGGGCGGCGGCGGTGAACCAACGGGCGGCCAGATCGAGCCGATCGACCAAAGCCAGCAAACCCACCTCATCCTGTTTCAGGTCGATCGAACCCATCCCGGCGATCGCCTCCGGAGCCAAATCCGCTTCCTCCAATACTTGGGCCAAGGCCGCTGCCATCTGACCTTCGGGGGTGTAACGCTCACAACCAATGCCAACCCAAAGGGTGCGCGGATGCCAGGCCACGGCGGGCAAGGGCAAGGGCGGCAAGGGGCGATCGCTAATCCAAACGATCGCCCGCAAATTGGGGGGCAACTCGTCCAAATCCACCAAGTCCGCTTCCGACAGGAGCACAAAGGGGTGAAACTCCGGCAACTCCTCAATCCACAGATTCCAGCCGCAGGTTTGCACCACGCCCACGGTCTCGAACCGGGCGATCGCGCTGGCCACCCCCAGCCAATCCCCTTGGCCCCGTCGCCAACCGTAGCGATCGCCCAACAGATCGATCGCCGGGAGCTGCTGCCCTTCGGCGGCACTGGTAATCACCGGCTCCACCGCCAACAGTCCCGCCACCTGCCGGGTCAAGGCATCAGCCCCGCCCAAATGTCCCCCACAAAGGCTGATCACATGGTGACCCGTTTCATCAACCACCACCACGGCCGGATCGGTGCGTTTGTCTTGCAAATGGGGGGCGATCGCCCGCACCGTGGCCCCCACCGCCAACACAAAAATCAGCGGTTGCCCCGCCGCCCAGCGATCGGCCACCAGGGCCCGAAAGTCTTCGTAGGTGCGAAGGGCATTCTGGGAACCCGCCGCCGCACTGCCCCGGGCCGAATCCTTCGTCCAAATCACGGAGCCGGGCAGTCCCGCTTGGATTTGTTGGGCCAACCGCAGACCGCGAGGCGTGGGCGCTAGGATGGCAACGGAAGGGCGATCGCTCATGGGTTGGGTGCCAGGAAGAGACAGGACTTTTCAGCTTACCGACTGAGGGGCGAGGGTGATTGAACTGTGAGTAAAAAAACTAGCACCTACGGATGGGTGGCCACGATCGGCTGGGTGATGGTGGCGGGCTGTGCGGTTCAGGCGGAAGCCCCCCGATCGGATCAATCCTCCCGATCGGCTCAATCCTCACCCGAACAGCGATCGCCCAACCCCAGCCCGATCGCCACCAACGTCCCGATCGTCCCGCCCGACGGAACCAACCCTTGGCCCGCCGAGTGGGAAGCGGCCTACCAAGCTCGGGGACGGGCCCTCATTGCCCAATTTGCCAACCCCAAAACCTACGGCAATGGCTATTTTGAAAATGAGAAAAAGTCCTATCCCAAGGCCATGCTGGACTTTTTGGCGGGCAACCGCGATCGGGCGATCGCCTTCCTGCAAAAACCCGACCCGATCCCCAGCAGCACCGAACATACCCTTGGCATTGATTTCTATCCCGCCTTCACCCTGAAGGGGCAGGTGCGCAAATATTTTTATTTTGGGCAATTTCTCGATCCGGCCTATCGCGATCGGATGAAGCAGGGAGCCGCCCTCTGGACAAAGTTAGATCCCCTGAAGCAGTTTTTCAGCACCCCGCAGCCCTTTTGGAATCGATCGCGCGATAACTGCATCACCTGGGTAGATTGCCGCAACACCGATAATTTGCGATCGATGCGAGAAACGGCCGTTTATCTGTTTGCCATGGAAGCCGGCAACCGAGAAACCGCCGCCATTTACCGCGATCGCCTGCAAAGTTTCGCCCGCAATCTTTACAAAATTGGTCAGGGAGAATGGGACTCGGAAACCTACTGGGGCCACACGTTCACCGCCTGGCTGAATCTTTACGACTTTGCGCCGGAACCGGAAATGCGGGCCACTGCCAAGGCCGCCCTGGATTGGTTAAGCATCACCGGAGCGTTGAAATATTGGCGCGGCGGCTTTGGGGGCCCCAGCAAACGCGACGCTAGCAAGGGAAATGCGCCCTTGACGGCTTTGGCGAGCAAACTACTGAATTTATATTTTGGGGAGGCGATCGCCCCGGATCCGGATCCCGACCCCGATGGTGTTCATGCCCTCACCAGTGGTTACCGACCGCCGGCCGTGGCGGTGGCCCTGGCCCGCAAACGGTTCGATCACCCCCAAGAGGTGTTTGCGGGCAAACCCACCTATGAACATTGGAAACCGGGCGCGCGCGATCGCCCCTTGTATTACGAAACGCTCTACTTTGGCCGCACCTTCCAATTGGGCAGCCTGGCCCAAGGGTCGATCGATGATGTAAACGGTTTTAAACTGCTAGCCACCCACCCCAGCCGGGGCGTGGATTACCTGCTGGCCGGTTCCGGGGTGAATCCCGAGAAAATTTCTACCCACCACCAACCGGACACCCACGACGCGATCGGGCAGTTTGGGCCCCTGTTGGTGTGGCTGAATGACGGGCGGGCCCCGTTTCAGTGGAGTTTGCCCCAAGCGGCCGCCAGCGAAACGGCCCAAACCGCCGCCGGTCAGCCGGTTTTGTTTTGGCAGTTGGCCGAAACTTGGATTGCCATTTACCCGATCGGGCTGACGCTGCCCCAGGTAAACAACAGCGAAACGACCAAGCTACAAAAGCGCTATCCCACGGATCAACTGTGGGTAGCTCGCCCCGATCGACCTGCCGGAACCCTCACGGGCTGGGCCATGGAAGTTGGGGAACCGGGAACTAATCAGAATTTCGCTGCGTTTCGGGCGGCGGTGTTGGGGCGATCGCGCTGGGTTGTGAACCAAAACACGGTCACTTTCACCGGTTCCCAAGGCGATCAACTGGCCGTGACCCAACGGGGGCCCGATCGCCCCGTTGTGAGACGCAACGGGGAAAAGCTCGATTGGGGCCAGTTTGCGGCCTATCGATCGCGCAACCCAGCCCGCCCCGATCGACCGCTGATCACCCAAGATTGGGAAGGGGGAACCCTCCGCGTGATCGTTGGTGAGCAAACCTGGACAGGCTCCGCTCCCGATCGCTAGATCAAGCAATCGCGCAATCAGGGCGACTCGCGCAAAACATAACCAACCCCCCGCAAGGTGTGGATCAGGCGAGGGCGCTGGGCCATTTCTAATTTGATCCGCAAGGCTCGGATATAGACTTCCACGATGTTAGATTCGCCGCCAAAGTTATTGCCCCAAACGGATTCCAACAGTCGATCGCGCGAAATCACCTGACGCGGATGGCGCAACAAAAACTCGAGTAAATCAAACTCCTTGGCCGTTAAGTCCACCCGATCGCCCCCGCGTTGCACCTCCCTGGTTAGCGGATTCAGGGTCAAATCTGCCAGGGTGATTTGATCGGGTTCGTGGGGCGAAACTCGCCGCAAATGGGCCCGCACCCGCGCCAACAGCTCCGCAATGCTGAAGGGTTTCACCACATAATCATCCGCGCCCGCATTCAAGCCCGTGACCCGATCGAGAATTTCATCCCGGGCCGTCAGCAGAATAATGGGGGCCTGTAAGCCCGTTTCCCGCAACCGCAAACAAAGATCCAAGCCCGACAGCCCCGGCAACATCCAATCCAAAATCAACAGATCCGGCGACGGGTGCGATCGGGCGGCGTTCAGCCCCTCCAGTCCTGTGGTTGCCACGGTTACCCCGTAGCCCTCCAGTTCCAATTCTCCCGCCACAAATCGCGCCAAATTGGCATCATCTTCCACCACCAGAATTCGGGCTGTGGGGGGATTAAGCTTCAAGGGTGAAACCATAGTGGCCATCAATCACGAATTGATCAATTGATCAACGGATGAATCGGATGCAGAGGACATGTGCCAGCGAGGAAGTCTGATCGTGAAGGTGCTGCCCAGGCCCGGTTGCGATTGCAGATCGATGCGGCCGCCCATTCCTTCCACGGCTCCCTTGGCGATCGCCAGGCCCAAACCCGTGCCATCGCGCGATCGGGTCATTTCATCTTCGCCCCGATAGAAGCGCTCAAAAACCCGGCCTTGTTGATCCGGAGGAATGCCCATCCCGCGATCGCGCACTTCGATGGCGGTCCAGCCCGCTTGATAGCTCAGTTGCAGGGTTACGGGCTGCTCGGGGGCGGAATATTTCACGGCATTGTCCAGCAAATTCCGAATGGCGCGGGTCAGACGATCGCGGTCAGCCAAAACCACCACATCCTCCGCCACCAAATGCAAATGAATGGGCCGATCGCAGGCCAGCCGTTGCCAATCCGTCACCTCTGACAGCAGGGTATTAAGGACGATCGGCGCTTGCCGCAAGTGGAGTTGCCGATTGTCAATGCGGGCCAGATCTAACAAATCCTGCAACATGCGCACGGTGCGATCGGCCTCCGCTTCCGCCGTGGTCAAGGCTTGCAACTGATAGTCATTCAGGTTGGTGCTGCGCCGCAGGAGGCTTTGCAAATAACCCAGCACCACCGTGAGCGGGGTGCGCAGTTCATGGGAAACATTGCCCACAAATTGTCGTTGTTGCTCCCAAGAACGCGACAGCCGCGCCAACATCTCATTAAAGGCTTGGGCTAGGCCCCGAACTTCATCGGGGGCCCCTTGCAACTCCAGGCGGGCCCCGGCCAAGTCATCGGCAGAAACGGCGCTGGCCACTTGGCTCATGGTGGCCAAGGGCAGGAGGGCTAAGCGAATTCGCCGCCCGATCGCCCCCAGTGCAACCACCATGGCTAAACCATTCACCAACCACAGCAGCCGCAAACTGCCATGGAGCTTGTGCCAATCATGGCTCACGTCTTGGGCAAAGTAGACCCGCCCGATCGCCCGGCCCCGTACCGTCAAGGGCTGCTCGCATAAAACCCAAACTCGGCCATCGCGGTGAACAATGGTCAACCGTTGGGCAGCGGCCGGTAAAGACTGCACCAAATTTCGGACGATTTGATAATTCTGATCATCTTTGGGTTGGGCCAGCAAGCGCCCTTGATCATCGGTGACCCAAGCTAACAGCCCCGCCATGGCCACCTTATCGATGGTGGTGGTTAATCCGCTGGCTAGCCCCTCGTGCTGATCGTAGAGGGCCAGTTCCTCGGGAAAGCGCTGGGAAATATAACTGAGGGTTTGCTTGTGGGCGGTGGCGAGGGTCTGTTCCATTTGCCAGGTGGACCAAAGGGCCGCCGTGCTCAGGCTCAAGACCGCGATCGCCCCTAATTCAAGGGTGAGTCGCCCCTGCAACGATGACCACCGCCAGCCCGATCGACCCAATAGCCCCGATCGATCGCCCGGGGCGGGTTGCGGGGAGATCGCGTCAGTCCCTCGCTCGGGCAGAGTTGGGGTTGCGGTTTGGGGCGATCGCTGGGAGGGCTTAGACCTCCAATGGGCAATCCTTCCCCGAAGCACTTGAGTGAACAGCATGGGAACCTTTGCCTCAGGGTCGCTTTCCCAGTTTAAACCCGTTCCAACAGGCCGATCGGGACTTGCTGAAACGGGTTAGGGCCTCATGGGTTTAATCGTAGGGGCGGGGTCTCCACGCCCAGCCCCTGTGATCCCGGTTCCAGGGCTGGGCGGGGTTGTGGCGATCGCTCGGGTTAGGGTTGGGAGACCCAACCCCTACGGCGATGGAAATGACGACAGGCCATCAAGCCCCTTGCCCCCTACGATCTTCAGGGCGGAATCAGAGTTTCAGACCATAGGGTCTCAGGCAATTCACCAGCGAGTCCTAGCCTTGGCGCAGTTTTTCTGACCAAACCCGTGTCGGCAGACCCCAAACATAAATGAAGCCCTCGGCGGCCTTGTGGTCAAATTCATCATCAGACCCGTAGGTGGCCAGCTCCGGCGTGTAAAGACTCTGCTCGGACTTGC
This Limnothrix sp. FACHB-406 DNA region includes the following protein-coding sequences:
- the cobJ gene encoding precorrin-3B C(17)-methyltransferase, which codes for MSDRPSVAILAPTPRGLRLAQQIQAGLPGSVIWTKDSARGSAAAGSQNALRTYEDFRALVADRWAAGQPLIFVLAVGATVRAIAPHLQDKRTDPAVVVVDETGHHVISLCGGHLGGADALTRQVAGLLAVEPVITSAAEGQQLPAIDLLGDRYGWRRGQGDWLGVASAIARFETVGVVQTCGWNLWIEELPEFHPFVLLSEADLVDLDELPPNLRAIVWISDRPLPPLPLPAVAWHPRTLWVGIGCERYTPEGQMAAALAQVLEEADLAPEAIAGMGSIDLKQDEVGLLALVDRLDLAARWFTAAALAPIAVPNPSEVVRSEVGTPSVAEAAARLAADGAELIREKQVFRAPNGGSGACTIALARADREYTPHLGKLWLIGTGPGSLDQLTPAARAALSQCDVIIGYQLYLDLLRPLLHPGQIIEGSPITREKQRAERAIDLAERGLRVAVVSSGDCGIYAMAGLVLECLAARHWDGQTPQVEVLPGITALQAAAARVGAPLMHDFCAISLSDLLTPWPVIVQRLQAAAAGDFVVALYNPRSQTRQTQIETAFEILRAKRSPETPVVLARSLHRPDEQITIATLATVDLQAIDMLTVVLIGNASTFTHSGKVITPRGYAVANGILAATAPATD
- a CDS encoding response regulator transcription factor — encoded protein: MKLNPPTARILVVEDDANLARFVAGELELEGYGVTVATTGLEGLNAARSHPSPDLLILDWMLPGLSGLDLCLRLRETGLQAPIILLTARDEILDRVTGLNAGADDYVVKPFSIAELLARVRAHLRRVSPHEPDQITLADLTLNPLTREVQRGGDRVDLTAKEFDLLEFLLRHPRQVISRDRLLESVWGNNFGGESNIVEVYIRALRIKLEMAQRPRLIHTLRGVGYVLRESP
- a CDS encoding HAMP domain-containing sensor histidine kinase yields the protein MLFTQVLRGRIAHWRSKPSQRSPQTATPTLPERGTDAISPQPAPGDRSGLLGRSGWRWSSLQGRLTLELGAIAVLSLSTAALWSTWQMEQTLATAHKQTLSYISQRFPEELALYDQHEGLASGLTTTIDKVAMAGLLAWVTDDQGRLLAQPKDDQNYQIVRNLVQSLPAAAQRLTIVHRDGRVWVLCEQPLTVRGRAIGRVYFAQDVSHDWHKLHGSLRLLWLVNGLAMVVALGAIGRRIRLALLPLATMSQVASAVSADDLAGARLELQGAPDEVRGLAQAFNEMLARLSRSWEQQRQFVGNVSHELRTPLTVVLGYLQSLLRRSTNLNDYQLQALTTAEAEADRTVRMLQDLLDLARIDNRQLHLRQAPIVLNTLLSEVTDWQRLACDRPIHLHLVAEDVVVLADRDRLTRAIRNLLDNAVKYSAPEQPVTLQLSYQAGWTAIEVRDRGMGIPPDQQGRVFERFYRGEDEMTRSRDGTGLGLAIAKGAVEGMGGRIDLQSQPGLGSTFTIRLPRWHMSSASDSSVDQLINS